Proteins encoded by one window of Methanobacterium sp. CWC-01:
- a CDS encoding indole-3-glycerol phosphate synthase TrpC, which translates to MTFVNFKEILSQKRFSLEKIREKVPLSEMKSKSEEVKPALDFLRVLELNKDLNDVSVIGEYKPASPSRGQLSNFKVKEVVETYQRGGVTAVSVLTEENFFKSSLENLKVAGKLTSMPLLRKDFIMDEYQIYEARSAGASSLLMMVSVYPDLGGGIGLCRDLGMEPLVECANREELKLAIKSGARIIGINNRSFQDFSIDFNRTLKMADYVPDDLLLVSESGVNGYRDLKLLADFGADAVLVGSSIMASSSIENLYSSVKSLVESSKGMRRTRST; encoded by the coding sequence ATGACTTTTGTAAACTTTAAAGAAATTCTAAGCCAAAAAAGATTTTCCCTGGAAAAAATCCGAGAAAAGGTTCCCCTAAGCGAGATGAAAAGCAAATCAGAAGAGGTAAAACCGGCACTTGACTTTCTAAGGGTCCTGGAACTTAACAAGGATCTTAATGATGTATCAGTCATCGGTGAATACAAGCCTGCTTCCCCTTCCCGGGGTCAACTTTCTAATTTTAAGGTAAAGGAGGTCGTGGAAACTTACCAGCGAGGGGGGGTCACGGCAGTGTCGGTCTTAACTGAAGAAAATTTTTTCAAAAGCTCCCTGGAAAACCTCAAAGTCGCAGGCAAGCTTACTTCCATGCCTTTACTCCGTAAAGATTTTATAATGGACGAGTATCAGATATATGAGGCCCGAAGTGCTGGAGCCAGTTCTCTGTTAATGATGGTGAGTGTATATCCGGATCTGGGGGGAGGTATTGGACTCTGCCGGGATCTGGGAATGGAACCCCTGGTGGAATGTGCCAACCGGGAGGAACTTAAATTGGCCATAAAATCCGGGGCCAGAATCATCGGAATTAATAACCGAAGCTTCCAGGACTTCAGTATAGATTTTAACCGAACTCTTAAAATGGCTGACTATGTGCCGGATGATCTGTTATTGGTATCAGAAAGTGGAGTAAATGGTTATAGGGACCTTAAGTTATTGGCTGATTTCGGTGCCGATGCCGTGCTGGTGGGTAGCAGTATAATGGCCTCCAGCAGCATCGAAAATTTGTACTCTTCCGTGAAAAGTCTGGTTGAATCATCTAAGGGAATGAGGAGGACAAGATCCACATGA
- a CDS encoding phosphoribosylanthranilate isomerase: MKIKVCGIRRLLDVLMVESTGVDLLGFINVERSQRFADLKLIKLLSSQMDDPGKAVMIMEPDNPGDVIKRAEICGITKIQLHSLSPPDINYIKRASELEVTRAVGISENISEDNRKEIRGYAEVCDAILLDYEVNGKCGGTGIQIPLQTAIEGAEVVNDVANVDVFLAGGLNARLMKKNKKMIDKHFQGIDINSGVEESPGIKDRAKLEEFMEILNN; the protein is encoded by the coding sequence ATGAAAATCAAGGTCTGCGGGATCAGAAGGCTTCTGGATGTCCTGATGGTGGAATCCACTGGAGTGGATCTACTGGGATTCATAAACGTAGAACGATCCCAGAGATTTGCTGATCTCAAATTAATTAAACTTCTAAGCTCCCAGATGGATGATCCAGGTAAGGCGGTGATGATAATGGAGCCGGATAACCCTGGGGATGTAATTAAAAGGGCAGAAATTTGTGGTATAACTAAAATACAATTACATTCTCTCTCACCTCCTGATATTAATTACATTAAAAGGGCATCAGAACTGGAAGTTACCAGGGCGGTGGGTATCAGCGAAAATATCTCCGAAGATAATAGAAAAGAGATCAGAGGCTATGCTGAGGTCTGTGATGCCATTTTACTGGATTATGAGGTGAATGGTAAATGTGGCGGTACAGGTATTCAGATCCCGCTCCAAACTGCAATAGAAGGAGCAGAAGTTGTGAATGATGTTGCGAATGTTGATGTCTTCCTGGCAGGGGGTTTGAACGCCCGATTAATGAAAAAAAACAAGAAAATGATTGATAAACACTTCCAGGGCATAGATATAAACTCCGGAGTGGAAGAATCACCTGGAATTAAAGATCGGGCTAAACTGGAAGAATTCATGGAAATTTTAAATAATTGA
- the trpB gene encoding tryptophan synthase subunit beta codes for MISDGKFGKYGGMFVPELLIPALEELEAAFYRYKDDKKFNKELDYYLREFAGRPTSLYYAQRLSQKLGCKIYLKREDLLHTGAHKINNTLGQGLLAKYMGKKRLIAETGAGQHGIATAVIGALFGFPTDVYMGSEDIKRQKLNVFRMQLSGATVISVESGSRTLKDSINEALRDWITNVDTTHYLIGSSMGPHPYPTMVKHFQRVIGRESRQQIIEKEGMLPDAVIACVGGGSNAIGIFSAFQEDSEVELVGAEGGGEGPGGRHGATLSFGTEGVLHGSLSFVLQDDDGQISEAHSVSAGLDYPGVGPEHSQMMVEGRAKYEPILDKEALRGFKLLSKYEGIIPALESSHAVACAEKYAKKTENQGKTIIINLSGRGDKDMHIVSHKMGVRV; via the coding sequence ATGATTTCAGACGGAAAATTCGGAAAATATGGCGGCATGTTTGTCCCTGAACTTTTAATCCCTGCTTTAGAAGAACTTGAAGCAGCTTTCTACAGATACAAAGATGATAAAAAATTTAATAAGGAATTAGATTATTATTTGCGAGAGTTTGCAGGTAGGCCTACCTCCTTGTACTATGCCCAGCGACTTTCACAGAAGCTGGGTTGTAAAATATACCTGAAAAGGGAGGATCTTTTACACACTGGAGCCCATAAAATCAACAATACACTGGGCCAGGGTTTACTTGCCAAATATATGGGTAAAAAGAGGTTAATAGCCGAAACAGGTGCAGGGCAGCATGGTATTGCCACTGCAGTTATAGGTGCACTTTTTGGATTTCCCACCGATGTTTATATGGGTAGTGAAGATATCAAACGGCAGAAATTAAACGTGTTTCGGATGCAACTTAGTGGAGCCACGGTAATAAGTGTTGAAAGTGGTTCCAGAACCCTCAAAGATTCCATAAATGAAGCTCTGCGGGACTGGATCACCAACGTGGACACCACTCATTACCTCATTGGTTCTAGTATGGGTCCCCATCCCTATCCCACCATGGTAAAACACTTTCAGAGGGTTATTGGTCGTGAATCCCGCCAACAAATAATTGAAAAAGAAGGTATGCTTCCTGATGCGGTGATTGCCTGTGTAGGTGGGGGTAGTAATGCCATCGGCATATTCTCAGCCTTCCAGGAAGACTCGGAGGTGGAACTTGTCGGTGCAGAGGGAGGGGGAGAAGGTCCGGGAGGGCGGCACGGGGCTACTCTATCCTTTGGAACAGAGGGCGTCCTACATGGCTCACTATCATTCGTACTACAGGATGATGATGGGCAGATAAGCGAGGCTCACTCTGTATCAGCTGGACTGGACTATCCCGGGGTGGGGCCGGAGCATTCCCAGATGATGGTGGAAGGAAGAGCCAAATATGAACCCATACTTGATAAAGAGGCCCTTAGAGGATTTAAGTTGCTTTCCAAATATGAAGGAATAATCCCTGCCCTGGAAAGCTCCCACGCAGTGGCTTGCGCCGAAAAATATGCAAAAAAGACGGAGAATCAGGGAAAAACTATTATAATTAATCTTTCAGGTAGGGGAGATAAAGATATGCACATTGTATCCCATAAAATGGGGGTGAGAGTATGA
- the trpA gene encoding tryptophan synthase subunit alpha → MNNPETYSEMFKRVKEQSEGAFIPFVVAGDPDLETSLQIVKEMVNAGADALEIGFPFSDPVADGPTIQAADIRALEAGMTTFRGFEFIRQVREFTDIPIGLLVYYNLIYKMGIDQFYSEARKSGVNGILAADLPPEEASPAIQASKKHGINQIFMVAQTTSNQRLLQISQIAEGFIYVVAVMGVTGARSTLGGETVDLIRRVRSHINLPIAVGFGISKPDHVQRVLKAGSDGAIVASALLDLIDRYHDNRELMLKEMGRRCEALKKASRGYLK, encoded by the coding sequence ATGAATAATCCGGAAACCTACTCGGAAATGTTTAAGCGAGTGAAAGAACAATCCGAAGGCGCTTTCATACCATTCGTGGTGGCCGGTGATCCGGATTTGGAAACCTCCCTGCAAATTGTTAAGGAGATGGTCAATGCCGGAGCAGATGCCCTGGAAATTGGATTTCCCTTCAGTGACCCGGTAGCTGATGGGCCTACCATCCAAGCCGCCGATATAAGGGCTCTAGAGGCAGGGATGACAACCTTTCGAGGATTTGAATTTATAAGACAGGTAAGAGAATTCACGGATATTCCCATCGGACTTCTAGTGTACTACAACCTCATTTACAAGATGGGTATTGACCAGTTTTACAGTGAAGCCAGAAAAAGTGGTGTTAACGGGATTCTTGCTGCAGATTTGCCGCCAGAAGAAGCTTCACCTGCCATCCAGGCTTCAAAAAAACACGGTATTAATCAGATCTTCATGGTGGCCCAGACCACCAGTAATCAACGTTTATTACAAATATCTCAAATAGCAGAGGGCTTTATTTATGTGGTGGCGGTGATGGGGGTCACTGGGGCCAGATCCACCCTAGGGGGGGAAACGGTGGATCTAATCCGGCGGGTTCGCAGTCATATTAATCTCCCCATCGCGGTTGGGTTTGGAATTTCAAAGCCTGATCATGTTCAACGGGTCCTGAAGGCGGGTTCTGATGGGGCCATAGTTGCCAGTGCCCTATTGGACTTAATAGATAGGTATCATGATAATCGGGAGCTAATGTTAAAGGAGATGGGCAGACGATGTGAGGCACTAAAAAAAGCAAGTCGGGGGTACCTTAAGTGA